One window of Stenotrophomonas indicatrix genomic DNA carries:
- a CDS encoding lipoprotein has protein sequence MNIPHRNVILIPLAAASLLFLAACGNKGPLVLPQKPVPVEETVEPAADADATPAATQSTGDGSPSVTPDPVKKVDDGNE, from the coding sequence ATGAACATCCCCCATCGCAATGTCATCCTGATTCCGCTGGCAGCGGCCTCGCTGCTGTTCCTCGCCGCATGCGGCAACAAGGGCCCGCTGGTGCTGCCGCAGAAGCCGGTGCCGGTGGAAGAAACCGTCGAGCCGGCCGCCGATGCCGACGCCACGCCCGCCGCCACCCAGAGTACTGGTGACGGCAGTCCGTCCGTCACTCCGGATCCGGTCAAGAAGGTGGACGACGGGAATGAGTAA
- a CDS encoding DUF484 family protein, producing MTETVDKLGAHEVAAWLRRHPGFLKQFPDLALTLVVPRDDGPTASLASYQLDVLREKNRELARRLADLGATAQVNERLAVRTHQLTLALMKQDNAADTLRAMAASLQEDFAGDLVRLVVHAPVAGLEQAEWLQVLAADDAQLGPFRDCLKDGEPICGRLHSDKNAVLYGARSEEVQTTALLPLPGVGLIAVGSHDPNRFYPGMGTLFLRMMGEALVTGLKRFAD from the coding sequence ATGACTGAGACCGTCGACAAGCTCGGTGCCCATGAAGTCGCCGCCTGGTTGCGGCGTCATCCGGGCTTCCTCAAGCAGTTCCCGGACCTGGCGCTGACCCTGGTGGTGCCACGCGATGACGGCCCGACCGCATCGCTGGCCAGCTACCAGCTGGACGTGCTGCGCGAGAAGAACCGTGAGCTGGCGCGACGGTTGGCCGACCTGGGCGCCACCGCGCAGGTCAACGAGCGGCTGGCGGTGCGCACGCATCAGCTCACCCTGGCCTTGATGAAGCAGGACAACGCCGCCGATACGCTGCGCGCGATGGCCGCGTCGCTGCAGGAAGATTTCGCCGGCGATCTGGTGCGGCTGGTCGTGCATGCGCCGGTAGCCGGGCTGGAGCAGGCCGAGTGGCTGCAGGTGCTGGCTGCCGATGATGCGCAGCTGGGCCCGTTCCGCGACTGCCTGAAGGATGGTGAGCCGATCTGTGGACGGCTGCACAGCGACAAGAACGCGGTGCTGTACGGCGCGCGCAGCGAGGAAGTGCAGACCACCGCGCTGCTGCCGTTGCCGGGCGTTGGCCTGATCGCGGTGGGCAGCCATGATCCGAACCGCTTCTATCCCGGCATGGGCACGCTGTTCCTGCGGATGATGGGCGAGGCCCTGGTGACCGGGCTCAAGCGCTTCGCGGATTGA
- the xerC gene encoding tyrosine recombinase XerC, with protein MSAVQAFLQHLQVERRMSAHTLDAYRRDLDALSVWAEPRGVAVEALDTDAVRQFVADEHRRGLSAKSLQRRLSACRSFYAWLLKHGRIEASPAATLKAPRAPRRLPQVLDADEAVQLVELEPEGELGRRDRALLELFYSSGLRLSEVCALTWRDLDFASGLVNVMGKGNRQRRVPFGKPAREALLTWRSESGGGAATPVFPGRNGPISQRAVQIRIRQLAQRQGLFKHVHPHMLRHSFASHILESSGDLRGVQELLGHADIATTQIYTHLDFQHLAKVYDAAHPRAKRRKDPPDKAG; from the coding sequence ATGAGCGCGGTGCAGGCGTTCCTGCAGCACCTGCAGGTGGAGCGGCGGATGTCGGCGCATACGCTCGATGCCTACCGCCGCGACCTCGACGCATTGTCGGTGTGGGCCGAACCCCGCGGCGTGGCTGTGGAGGCGCTGGATACCGACGCGGTGCGCCAGTTCGTTGCCGACGAACATCGCCGTGGCCTGTCGGCCAAGAGCCTGCAACGCCGGTTGTCGGCCTGCCGCAGCTTCTATGCCTGGCTGCTCAAGCATGGCCGTATCGAGGCGAGCCCGGCAGCGACGCTGAAGGCGCCGCGTGCGCCGCGACGGCTGCCGCAGGTACTCGACGCCGATGAAGCCGTGCAGCTGGTTGAACTGGAACCGGAAGGCGAGCTGGGTCGTCGTGACCGCGCGCTGCTGGAACTGTTCTATTCCTCCGGCCTGCGCTTGAGCGAAGTCTGCGCGCTGACCTGGCGCGATCTGGATTTCGCCAGTGGCCTGGTCAACGTGATGGGCAAGGGCAACAGGCAACGTCGCGTCCCCTTCGGAAAGCCGGCGCGCGAGGCGCTGCTGACCTGGCGCAGCGAAAGCGGCGGTGGTGCCGCCACACCGGTTTTTCCGGGCCGCAACGGGCCGATCAGCCAGCGCGCGGTGCAGATCCGCATCCGCCAGCTGGCGCAGCGCCAAGGCCTGTTCAAGCACGTGCACCCGCACATGCTGCGGCACAGTTTCGCCAGCCACATCCTGGAATCCTCCGGTGATCTGCGCGGCGTGCAGGAACTGCTCGGCCATGCCGACATCGCCACCACGCAGATCTACACCCACCTGGATTTCCAGCACCTGGCCAAGGTCTATGATGCGGCGCACCCGCGCGCGAAACGCCGCAAAGACCCGCCCGACAAGGCGGGGTAG
- the dapF gene encoding diaminopimelate epimerase, translating to MSKAGSNGLRFSKMHGAGNDFVVIDLRDGTPPPTPDLAARLADRHTGVGCDQILTIEPPRAEGSVASYRIWNADGSNSEQCGNGARCIAAWLVREGSAQGDRFVIDSPLASHAVDVLGDGQYAVAMGVPLFEPAKVPLIGFAHPREEYLLPLQGETVRFAAVSMGNPHAVIEVGLVDAAPVERVGGLLQQHASFPKSVNVGFAQVMGPEHARLRVFERGVGETLACGSGACAAAVTLMHRGRLQRDARISLPGGDLRIQWPGDGQPVVMAGPTAFVFEGEWIA from the coding sequence ATGAGTAAGGCCGGTTCCAACGGCCTGCGCTTCAGCAAGATGCACGGCGCGGGCAACGATTTCGTGGTGATCGACCTGCGCGACGGCACCCCGCCGCCCACCCCGGACCTGGCCGCGCGCCTGGCCGACCGCCATACCGGCGTTGGCTGCGACCAGATCCTGACCATCGAGCCGCCGCGTGCCGAAGGCTCGGTCGCCTCGTACCGCATCTGGAACGCTGATGGTTCCAATTCCGAGCAGTGCGGCAACGGCGCGCGCTGCATCGCGGCCTGGCTGGTGCGCGAAGGCAGTGCGCAGGGCGATCGCTTCGTCATCGACAGCCCGCTGGCCAGCCACGCCGTGGACGTCCTCGGCGATGGCCAGTACGCGGTGGCGATGGGCGTGCCGCTGTTTGAACCGGCGAAGGTGCCGCTGATCGGCTTCGCCCACCCGCGCGAGGAATACCTGCTGCCACTGCAGGGTGAGACCGTGCGCTTCGCGGCGGTGTCGATGGGCAATCCGCATGCGGTGATCGAAGTAGGCCTGGTCGACGCCGCACCGGTCGAGCGCGTGGGCGGACTGCTGCAGCAGCATGCCTCGTTCCCGAAGTCGGTGAACGTGGGCTTCGCCCAGGTAATGGGCCCGGAACATGCGCGCCTGCGTGTGTTCGAGCGTGGCGTGGGTGAAACCCTGGCCTGTGGCAGTGGCGCCTGCGCTGCCGCAGTGACCCTGATGCATCGCGGCCGCCTGCAGCGCGATGCGCGCATCAGCCTGCCCGGTGGTGACCTGCGCATCCAGTGGCCGGGCGATGGCCAGCCGGTGGTGATGGCGGGCCCGACCGCATTCGTCTTCGAAGGGGAGTGGATCGCATGA
- a CDS encoding YbaN family protein: MSLPEPSASKDLPAPARQVRFRWAWWLLAYASLGTGIVGIFVPGLPTTVFILISAWAASRGSERLHSWLLQHPRFGPAITNWQAHGAVSRYGKWMATITMAVCAGIMLWCVPVAWVKWFSIGSMTVVAIWLWTRPLPPAD, translated from the coding sequence ATGAGCCTGCCCGAACCGTCTGCCAGCAAGGACCTGCCAGCGCCCGCCCGGCAGGTGCGGTTCCGTTGGGCGTGGTGGCTGCTGGCCTATGCCAGCCTGGGCACCGGCATCGTCGGCATCTTCGTGCCGGGGCTGCCCACCACCGTATTCATCCTGATTTCGGCCTGGGCCGCCTCGCGCGGCTCCGAGCGCCTGCACAGCTGGCTGCTGCAGCACCCGCGCTTCGGCCCGGCCATCACCAACTGGCAGGCACATGGTGCGGTCAGCCGCTACGGCAAGTGGATGGCCACGATCACCATGGCGGTGTGCGCCGGCATCATGCTGTGGTGCGTGCCGGTGGCTTGGGTGAAGTGGTTCTCCATCGGCAGCATGACCGTGGTGGCGATCTGGCTGTGGACCCGTCCGCTGCCACCGGCCGATTGA